The following coding sequences are from one Remersonia thermophila strain ATCC 22073 chromosome 2, whole genome shotgun sequence window:
- a CDS encoding mitochondrial 54S ribosomal protein uL14m, with product MIQLKTLLNCIDNSGAAIVECAQIIGQKRHASIGDRIVVVVQKQRSANADGMAGAGAPKVKRGDIRHAIVVRTRQPVQRRDGSVVRFDDNACVLINKAGDPIGSRINGVVGSELRKKKWSRILSMAPMQA from the exons ATGATTCAATTAAAG ACCCTGCTCAACTGCATCGACAactcgggcgccgccatcgtcgagtGCGCCCAGATCATCGGCCAAAAGCGCCATGCCTCCATTG GTGAccgcatcgtcgtcgttgtccaAAAACAGCGcagcgccaacgccgacggtatggccggcgcgggcgccccCAAGGTCAAGCGGGGTGACATCCGGCACGCCATCGTGGTGCGGACACGCCAGCCCGTGCAGCGGCGCGACGGAAGCGTGGTGCGCTTCGACGACAATGCGTGCGTGCTCATCAACAAGGCGGGCGACCCCATCGGGTCGCGCATCAACGGCGTCGTGGGGTCTGAGCTGAGGAAGAAGAAGTGGAGCCGCATTTTGAGCATGGCGCCCATGCAGGCGTGA